The genomic window GCATTGATATTCAAGCAATTTTAAAGAACCGCCATAATATCCATACATTATGGCAACTTTTCTTGCTGCCGTAATTGGTTTTGTTTATTTTGACGGTTCTGGTGATTATGGcggttttgaaccgccgttttcacacgtatataaaataataaaacacaATCCTAGCTCATTCAATGAAATGAATATATGACACTCTCATTTCCCTTCTATCTCTCCTTCATCTCCGACAACGCCGTCCTTCCCTCTAGGGCTTCTCCTTTCTCTGCCGATTATGATCTCTCTAGGTACCTCTCCCTCTCAAGTTAAACTGAAACAGTTACTCTGTTAGAGAAGCCAAAACCGAAACTGAAAtgctgttttattttcttttttctgttaGGGCTGTGGATACGAAGATTCCGGCGAGAGGCAAGGATCTGGTGGCTACTGACCTCAGCATTTCAATTCCAGAAGGCACCTATTCCCGCATTGGTGATTAAATTACCGATTTCTTCATTTTTGTTGGGTTAgggtttcaaaattatttttggtgctgATTTTTGGGGGGTTTTTGTTTCTCTGTAGCTCCGCGATCGGGTCTTCCGTTGAAGCATTGGATTAACGTTGGTGCGGGGGTGATTGACGCCGGTTAGGGTGATACTGTTCAACCAGTCGACGATCTCAGGTCTTCTTTCGTGACTTtaccccctcctctctctctctctctctctctctctctctctctctctctctctctctctcagatCTTCTATTGCTTACTTCTATTAAGGTGTTTCTCCAATCTCCGATCTCAGAAAAAAATCTGTCATAGCTTAGTTTCACAAAGCTTACATCCTTATTTGCGATTACTTGTTAAGGTTCAAATTTTTCATGTTTAACTTTTTATGCATTGTTATCTTCTTAAAATTATTCTAGATTGTTTATATTTGCGCTCTGTTTATCTGTTGAGAAGAAAATTCTGAATTCTTTGGGATACACTGCTCTATTTATTACTCTAGTGATACTACTTAAAATATTGTAGAAACATTTTATCACACTAATCTTTTTTAACAAACAAATTAATCAGATACTCATACAGGTGTTGAATTAGTTATGTTATTATATGCACTTTTTATGTAATTTATCTTCactttttatataatttatcttcactttaacttttcaaaaaaaaattgaaaaaaaatgaaaaagaaaaatctatCTCTCTTTTTTTAGTGTTAAGAATAATCAATCTGCTTACAGatgcatgatttatttattttttaaaatcagaTTTGATAAATATTCTGCTTACCTCAAGTGCTTATAAATATCTTTTTGATAGAACAGAGCATGACCAATTCTAATCCAATGCCAACTCGTGTGTTATACTACTTTGAGGATCCTACCTTATAAGCTACTTCAAGTCATCTTAAAATTACTTTTTGAAATATTTCTCTGGAGTTATTAATCATGGTATTCAAGGCATCCAGTTTTTAGTTCTTGTTGTATCAGTTTCTCAGAGAAACTAAGGTTGCTAATTCTGTTACTTGAGAATAAGGCTTATGTGTCTTGAAGCACTACTTGCATAAACtctggcttgttttgaaaatggcactttgtggttttgtatgaaaatatagtttttggacatactttgacgggacataacttggactacggatctctgttttgtgccaaatctgtttagaaatgaaattggatccgggatgtccatgccgcttgaagaacgggtgaaaaatgatttaaaatgagaaagttatgtccgtcggaagattgggggttgaatctgtaaattctgcagcttttaacttagaaaacttttagcagaatgaccctccacgcgtaggcgcacttggcgcgtacgcgtcgttcttcaagaaggcactatccacgcgtgcacgtggtgtGCACGGGCgtgtcgatgcgctgcaccaaatgcccagctattttcccgagagttgtgccagttttgtgcctggggcgcaagagcacccacgcgtacgcgtggctgacgcttgcgcgtcgtttggctatttttcaacccgcgcgtctgcgcgtatgacgcttgcgcgttgatgagttttgtggccatccacgcgtgcgcgtggagtgcgcgtacgcgtggccctgttttcatgccaaagttgatttttgagttttaaaagccaaatctcatacttctaagcctccgatctcacctcttatgtattaaatcattctgatatgcctagcaatgagctaggggatgtggtaacttgcgagtgaagcaaggggaaaagttatgatcaatgatgatcaaagatgattatatgagatatggaggatgacggtggaagtaccgtgtatgccatgagccggagggctatatttattgataaatggcccgtTCTTGATTAGACCATGATTCGGATGGCTGagctgtaaattctgcagcttttaacttagaaaatttttagcagaatgaccctccacgcgtaggcgcacttggcgcgtacgcgtcgttcttcaagaaggcactatccacgcgtgcacgtggcgtGCACGGGCgtgtcgatgcgctgcaccaaatgccctgctattttcccgagagttgtgccagagttgtgccagttttgtgcctggggcgcaagagcacccacgcgtacgcgtggctgacgcttgcgcgtcgtttggctatttttcaacccgcgcgtccgcgcgtatgacgcttgcgcaNNNNNNNNNNNNNNNNNNNNNNNNNNNNNNNNNNNNNNNNNaagtttatattatgtattgaactctttgaatttgcctatagaggctctcatgtttccttcgggagagattaggatatactgttgtcaactaatttcataatgtactctagccgacctaaactttgcgggtcgcgactagtagctatttacttatgttatatatatctatctgttatctatctcttaatctcctctacaccttgtccgtatatcgttttcggcATATATTGATTTTTGTGTTCAAAATTCTAGATGCTTTAAATTtctaatattaatttttgtgttcATATACTGTTGTTGTTAAGAAAATTGCTCGAATTCGGCTCGGCGTTCACATTCTCGTTAACTCGGCCGATGTTTTGGATAGCAAGTACTCGACCATAGCCAACATTGCAATGGAGGATTTTGATCACATTTTCAGGTATTCTAACTGGTTATTGTTTCTGACTTTCTATTCCAAAAGTGAAATTAAACAGTTAGGATCAATTGATAAGCCTTTTATAAATTGTTGGCAATTGATTGACAGAATTTTAGTTTAATTAGTCAAGTAGCTGCATAGTATTAGTATGAGTTGGGATTCGAAAAGTAGAAATAATTTTTCAATATAGGTGTTCTTGCAATAATCAGattattgctaaatttaatttgtCTAATTCCGAATTTGTCCAATTTCTTCTTGTTAAGAGCTCCCAATCCCAATTTgttttgttctctgtgtttttctTCATGATCATCTATGTCAATATCATCTATACAAGAATAATTAAGAACATCTCAGATTGTATATAGAAATTCTATGAATACAGACTCATGTCTTAGATAATGTAAGTATTTATACCTATATTTAGATCAAGATCATCTTCATCAGCAGTCAGGTTATCATTATTATCTGTCTCAGAAGGGTGCTGCTACTGTGTTATGCAACATACCCCATCAGAAGGACGTGTTTGAATAAGAATTTTATACCAGAAAATATGGAAATAGGAAAGAGAGATTCAGTTGAGAAAATCTGTTTGTATCTGTATTTTCTGATTTTGAGATTttagataaaaagaaaattaaacaagtttggctttaaaataaagatattttGCACTGTTAAATTATTTGATTCTTTATATAACTTTATTTCTCCTAATGTATATGTATTGTGTaaattatatatatgttttttgtCATGAGACAATTAACAAGGAGGACCTCTTATTTGTTCTGAAAATACACTAAATTATGCTGTAAAAGAATATAAGAAATTTGTGTTTAGTAGTGTGCTATACTATGTTGTTAATTGATCTTATTTTAACTGTTAATGCACTCCAGCTCAAGATGAAAAATGGAGATGAGATCTTAGCTGTTAAACATGTGGATGGAGGTGGTGTTGCAGCACTTAGCTTTTAGGATGCCATTGATATGACTCCGTAGTGGACATATTATTAGGGTAATATATTTTATTGTTGGACTATAATTAAATTATCATGAACTAACTTGGTTACTTTTTATATCTTATGAAATATGATGATAGGAAATGCAGACACTTTAAAACTTTGCAAGTCAATTGTTGAATGCTTAATTACTCAATGCGCTTATATTGTTCTGGCATTCATGAGTTAGGATTCTGAAATTGTGTATGCTTATTATTATTTGCTATTTTATTCTTCATACCTTAAAATTTCTCTTCGTTTTCCATTCCTTTCTTCACTTAGCTGacagtattttattttattttttacaaaagtACCAATATTTTCACTTTTGGATAATTTAAAATCTGTGTATGTTTAATTAATTACTGTAATAATTTTCACCCACACTACTAATCTATTTTCATGTGAAacaggttttaaatttttttcaattcttgCTGCTAGCTACTTTACTTTAAAAGCTTCAAGTTTTAATATTTGCtcggaaagaaaaaaaaagaaaaattatcatttgaaagaggtgattataattttttcatattttcttttagaATACTATTTAAGTAAGTTTTAATATCGTTTTTAACCATGATATATATGCTTTATTCAATCTCCTTTTGTCTTTGCTTTCATGTTTGCTACTTTTTATTGAGTCATTCAAGGGGGTGATTTGGTgcaaagtttttatttttcttgctttttgGTATGTGCTTATCAGTTTTGTTTTGCATGGGTGCTTTGCATGGGTGCTTCAGATTTCATTTCTAGGCACTACaagatttttgtttatttgtggcgATTTTTTTCTATTTGTGGAGGTTTCAAACCCCCACAAAAAAGATTGTGGCAGTTTCAAAAAcctccaaaatttgaggtgccacgagctCCTTTGTGGCGGTTTTTCACAATCCCCACAATGTCATTTAGTGGCAGTTTTCTATCCCTTTTGTGGGGGTTCTATGCTAGCATTTTGTGACAGTTCTTGGTTAATGTTTGTGGCGGTTCAAAACCCCCCACAAAAGAAATTttccattttaaaaaaaatagctattctgtgggggtttcaAACCTGTCaatattattcttaaaatattaatcTGGATGTTAAAAATACTTAAGCAAGAcattaaaaatgtaaaaaaaattaaaatattacatATTTAAACAAAATCAATATAGTAAATTACCATCATTTTCTAATCACATTAATTAcaacaacaaaatattaaaaataacatgTATTAAACATAGAATAATTAGAGAACACTATGTACATACAAAATCAATATAGTACATTACCATCATTTTCCAATCACATTAATTAcaacaacaaaatattaaaaataacatgTATTAAACATATAATAATTAGAGAACATTATGTACATAAATATATATCTCAAGTGAACTAGTATCTAAACCAGCACTAACcatttcttctattcttttttaATCTGCAGATTACATATTTTCTACTTCAGTTACTGAAAAGCAATAAAGAAACAAATACAAAAGGCTAAGAATCATTAACATTGAAATTGAAAAGGTACAAGTACAAACCTCAGAGATGCATATTGTTCGAACTCATTTTTAAGGGCTTCAGATCACAAATCAGTTGCATTTACATGTGAGTAGTGCTGAAATAGATGCAGGAAGATTATACATTAGCATTTGACTTATCATTAAAAGGCAAATAGATGAAATTATTTATATGCTAAAAAATGCATAATAATAAAcccaatataataaaaagtgaaatGATAGTCGGTATGAAAATACACCTTGACCTTATCATGTTCGCTGATACCAAATAcatatttgttttcaatttttattatattggATTTATTTTTAAGTGCCTAGTCTGATTCATGCATCTTCATAATCAATGAATTCACACAACATACCAATTCTCTATTAATATTCATGATATTTGCTCTTTTATCTTCTTTATCTAAACTATTACAAACCACAACTAAGAATCTATTATCTAGCATTATTGCaactatttctttttctcttccatAGCCTTAATAAGAGGGATGTATAGACTGCTCCAGCAAAATCTACAATGTGAATAGTCACAgaatttgaataataataatgccATATTACCTGGTATGAGTAATGGGTGTGCAGGTCCACAGATCACATGAAACAAATTTGTGATGGGCGTGTCTGAAGTCAAATATAGAAATATGATAAACTGGACATTTAAAACTAGTACAATAAGAGTATGTTCGGGAGAAGGGAGTgcaaggaagagtttgaagagtaATTATGAGTTCATTTTACTCTTCAAATATATCCCTTCTTTCTCTTTTCCTGCAAAACCTCAACTCACAAACACGCCAAAGGATCACTAAAGAAGGATGCAAATAAGTTCTGCTATCTATCAAAAGGGTTTCTATCTTCAGTTGTATCTAACTATCTATATTGGGGAAAACATTGATGGTTCAACCCACCGTCAGAGCTAAGAATGAATAAGTGACAGTCAAGGATAATGGAGCTTACATGTATCCAGCCTAAAGGAAAGAGTGATAAGCTGTCCTGAACTTCAAATATTTCTTCTTCATTATTCAATTTTAAACattgaacaagaaattaaattagacATACATTGCTCAactgaaaataattaaaattacaacaaacagttaaaaaaaaatcattaatgaaTCATGAGAGAATTACAATCTTGAGTCTCCTAATTCTAAGGAATACTGTATTTAGCTCTATTCATATATGTTTTGCATTATTCCATTTGAGAATCATTTTATCCCCCAACGATAATTCCAAGAGAATTGGCTTAAGAACCAGTTTCCTTTAAAAGTAATTGAAAAAATCCTATCATATGATTTACAATTCCAACAGAGGTTTAGTAGCACTTTCACAACAAATGTAGATAAATAATCTCAGATAACAATAAGAACAAATTATGCACCACTCATAAACTCCATGCATCACAACCTCAGATCAGTAGAAGTCTCACTTTATCTGATAGGATAAAATTGGAaatagaaaaaatgaagaaacagTCTATATAATCATTTAAAAACAACAAACTGAACCACAAGAGTAAACATAACCATTATCTTACCGAGTCTGAAGTTGACTCCTGCTTTGGGATAATAAGTGTAGTGATATGAAAAACCCTGTTTTTCTATAGACATGAGATTGCAAGCACAAAAATGTATTAAAATTAGCAACCAAAATATTTCTAGAACCCAGAAGTAAATAAAATTATGACTTCTTTTACCAGGGAGCCTGCAAGAACACCACATATCTCTAAGTTTTTCTGTGTGTTTTCGGAAGCCAGTCTCAAAAAATCTTCCATCATTTTCACAGGCTGCAACACAGAGTAAAGTGAA from Arachis ipaensis cultivar K30076 chromosome B09, Araip1.1, whole genome shotgun sequence includes these protein-coding regions:
- the LOC107615261 gene encoding AMSH-like ubiquitin thioesterase 3 → MVMPRVCRMESESAKVYPESSPIPPSKVADPRPGPAKSSQDSGPGPSIYRHLHIPVKMMEDFLRLASENTQKNLEICGVLAGSLKNRVFHITTLIIPKQESTSDSVR